The following proteins are encoded in a genomic region of Gossypium hirsutum isolate 1008001.06 chromosome D05, Gossypium_hirsutum_v2.1, whole genome shotgun sequence:
- the LOC107904142 gene encoding laccase-22: MFMSWVQMLLFVSLLFPTSVQSEIRHYSFTVVLKNTTRLCATKPIVTVNGKFPGPTLYAREDDNVLVNVTNLIKDNVTIHWHGVKQLRTGWSDGPAYITQCPIQPGRSYLYNFTLTGQRGTLLWHAHISWLRSTMHGAIVILPKKGVPYPFPKPDKQKVIVLGEWWKSDAEAVINEALQTGLAPNVSDGHTINGHTGPVPNCSYGGAYNLHVENGKTYLLRVINAALNDELFFKIAGHDLTVVEVDAAYTKPFKTDTLFLGPGQTTTALLTTDRGIGKYVIAISPFMDTVVSVDTFTGTGYLIYNNTLPSIPTTMTTMPPVNATWKTLVFAESLRSLNSKQYPANVPLTVDHSLLFTIGVGIDPCATCSNGSRAVAAINNITFDMPTIAILEAHYYGIKGVFTDDFPGKPLMPYDYTGVQPTNLQTMHGTRVYRLAYNSTVELVIQGNSMLAPESHPTHLHGFNFFAVGRGLGNFNPAKDPKKYNLVDPVERNTISVPTAGWTAIRFRADNPGVWFFHCHLEVHTTWGLKMAFLVENGKGPDESVVPPPRDLPQC, encoded by the exons ATGTTTATGTCTTGGGTTCAGATGTTGCTGTTTGTGTCTCTTCTATTTCCAACATCGGTTCAGTCTGAGATTCGGCACTACAGTTTCACT GTGGTGTTGAAAAACACAACGAGGCTTTGTGCCACCAAGCCTATTGTAACAGTGAATGGGAAGTTTCCAGGGCCAACTCTTTATGCAAGAGAGGACGATAATGTACTCGTAAATGTCACCAATCTTATTAAAGACAATGTTACAATTCACTG GCATGGGGTGAAGCAACTTCGAACAGGGTGGTCGGATGGACCAGCATATATCACACAGTGTCCGATTCAACCGGGTCGGAGCTACCTATACAACTTCACCCTTACTGGACAAAGAGGGACACTACTTTGGCATGCACATATTTCGTGGCTGAGGTCAACCATGCATGGTGCCATTGTTATATTGCCAAAGAAAGGTGTTCCTTACCCATTTCCCAAGCCTGATAAGCAAAAAGTAATCGTATTAG GGGAATGGTGGAAATCAGACGCGGAAGCTGTGATCAACGAGGCACTCCAAACTGGTTTAGCTCCAAATGTATCAGATGGACACACAATTAATGGGCACACTGGGCCAGTTCCTAACTGTTCCTATGGAG GCGCATATAATTTACATGTGGAAAATGGCAAGACCTATTTGCTGCGAGTTATCAATGCAGCTCTAAATGATGAATTATTCTTCAAAATTGCTGGACACGATCTGACTGTTGTTGAAGTTGATGCTGCTTACACTAAACCCTTCAAAACAGATACATTATTTCTAGGTCCAGGCCAAACCACAACCGCCCTTCTTACAACTGATCGGGGCATTGGCAAGTACGTAATAGCCATTTCTCCATTCATGGACACCGTTGTTTCTGTTGACACCTTCACTGGAACAGGTTACTTAATCTACAACAACACCCTTCCCTCTATTCCGACTACCATGACCACCATGCCTCCTGTAAATGCAACATGGAAGACATTAGTTTTTGCCGAATCTCTTCGAAGCCTGAATTCCAAACAATATCCAGCAAATGTTCCTTTAACTGTTGATCATTCACTGCTTTTCACCATTGGGGTTGGGATTGACCCTTGTGCTACATGCTCTAATGGTTCTAGGGCTGTTGCAGCTATTAACAATATCACTTTTGACATGCCAACCATTGCTATCCTGGAAGCACATTACTATGGGATAAAAGGGGTTTTCACCGATGATTTTCCTGGAAAACCCTTGATGCCTTATGATTATACCGGTGTTCAGCCAACCAATCTACAAACAATGCATGGCACCAGGGTTTACAGATTGGCCTATAATTCAACAGTGGAGCTAGTGATTCAAGGGAACTCTATGTTAGCCCCAGAGAGCCATCCAACCCATCTGCATGGATTTAACTTCTTTGCAGTTGGAAGagggttaggaaattttaatccAGCGAAAGATCCCAAGAAATACAATCTAGTTGATCCTGTTGAAAGGAACACAATAAGTGTACCAACTGCAGGATGGACCGCAATCAGATTCAGGGCAGATAATCCAG GGGTGTGGTTTTTCCATTGCCATTTGGAAGTACACACAACATGGGGGCTAAAGATGGCATTCCTGGTGGAGAATGGGAAGGGGCCGGACGAGTCAGTGGTACCACCCCCGAGAGACCTTCCACAGTGCTAG